One Vicia villosa cultivar HV-30 ecotype Madison, WI unplaced genomic scaffold, Vvil1.0 ctg.001354F_1_1, whole genome shotgun sequence genomic region harbors:
- the LOC131634798 gene encoding uncharacterized mitochondrial protein AtMg00310-like: protein MIKFVLQAIPTYIMSVFLLPDGVIDDIEKMINSFWWGGGANSKGIRWMSWDKLTCLKEEGGLGFRDFKAFIMSMVAKQGWFIMSNPEALVSRIFKARYFPRTSFFDATLGYNPSFV, encoded by the coding sequence ATGATTAAGTTTGTTCTCCAAGCTATCCCGACTTATATTATGAGTGTCTTTCTTCTTCCAGATGGTGTGATCGATGACATTGAGAAAATGATTAATTCCTTTTGGTGGGGAGGTGGTGCTAATAGTAAGGGGATTAGATGGATGTCGTGGGATAAGCTGACTTGTTTGAAGGAGGAAGGTGGCTTAGGGTTTCGGGACTTTAAAGCTTTTATTATGTCAATGGTTGCTAAACAAGGTTGGTTTATCATGTCTAATCCTGAAGCTCTCGTGTCCAGAATATTCAAAGCAAGGTATTTTCCGAGAACTTCTTTCTTTGATGCAACTCTTGGTTATAATCCCAGCTTTGTTTAG